One segment of Acropora muricata isolate sample 2 chromosome 8, ASM3666990v1, whole genome shotgun sequence DNA contains the following:
- the LOC136924542 gene encoding major facilitator superfamily domain-containing protein 6-like, with protein sequence MEDETNKQKSVKAEDSSQSEEDTSHYCRFISSDFLYKCYFFLFYTAIGSLLPYLALYLKQLGLTAEQAGAVVGLRLLIEFIASPLLGMLGDKYKISKAILMVSLMSFATGNLLLISVQPQKQTCIEIGENRTVIKALIFAPEGIVLGPATEKIVNSSEIWKDYLGNKNLTNSFIREVDKPELARIFLIFLGATFLSQIIGSVVFTMPDALVVGFLQENISKFGTFRMWGEVGVVAGSSLVGGVISLYKSEVCGEMMKNYNISFYFFAGLITLTMINCLFLEVKYPESSNRVNFAPVISEFLRGCNLMLILVTCYFGILNGMEENFGLWYLDDLGAQPYMVGIASGLRFSVSFLGYYSSGACIDRLDFFSTLAGCMLVYIVVMLGFAFVLNPWLGVALHSIQGLLYGLAWSSCVVFSGTVSVKVGFYSAVQGFVGGVHWGLGVGIGISASGIIINRIGIPQTYFMYAMTSVAMLTFMLLSYWLIKSREDKVEAMETSYQLVPQNKDDAE encoded by the exons ATGGAAGACGAAACCAACAAACAGAAATCAGTAAAGGCAGAGGATTCAAGTCAATCCGAAGAAGATACGTCACATTACTGTCGCTTTATATCCTCTGACTTCCTATACAAATGTTATTTCTTCTTGTTCTACACTGCCATTGGAAGTTTATTGCCTTACTTAGCTTTGTATCTCAAACAACTTGGTCTAACGGCCGAACAAGCGGGTGCAGTGGTTGGATTGCGACTTTTGATAGAATTTATCGCCTCGCCATTATTGGGAATGCTGGGCGACAAGTATAAAATAAGCAAGGCTATTTTAATGGTCTCGCTTATGTCATTTGCTACTGGAAATTTGCTGCTTATTTCGGTTCAACCTCAAAAGCAAACGTGTATCGAAATAGGAGAAAACCGAACAGTGATAAAAGCTTTAATATTCGCTCCTGAAGGAATCGTATTGGGGCCAGCAACAGAGAAGATTGTTAATAGCAGTGAAATATGGAAAGATTACTTGGGAAACAAGAATTTGACAAATTCATTTATTCGTGAAGTCGACAAACCCGAGCTTGCAAGAATCTTCCTGATTTTTCTGGGCGCGACTTTCCTTAGTCAAATTATTGGATCCGTTGTTTTCACGATGCCTGATGCATTGGTCGTGGGTTTCCTGCAAGAAAACATCAGCAAGTTCGGAACTTTCCGAATGTGGGGCGAAGTTGGTGTCGTCGCTGGCTCGTCTTTGGTCGGTGGAGTAATCAGTCTTTACAAATCGGAAGTTTGCGGTGAGATGATGAAGAACTAcaacatttccttttattttttcgCTGGACTTATCACACTCACAATGATCAATTGTCTCTTTCTCGAAGTCAAGTATCCTGAGTCTTCCAATCGTGTCAATTTTGCCCCCGTAATCTCGGAATTCCTTCGCGGTTGTAACTTAATGCTCATTTTAGTAACATGTTACTTTGGCATCCTAAATGGCATGGAAGAGAACTTTGGACTATGGTATCTGGATGACCTCGGGGCGCAGCCATATATGGTTGGCATTGCCTCTGGTCTACGGTTTTCCGTTTCCTTTCTTGGCTATTATTCTTCAGGAGCCTGCATCGATagacttgattttttttccactttagCTGGCTGTATGCTTGTCTATATAGTAGTAATGTTAGGTTTTGCGTTTGTCCTCAATCCCTGGCTTGGTGTTGCATTACACAGTATTCAAGGTTTATTGTATGGACTGGCCTGGTCTTCCTGTGTCGTGTTTAGTGGAACTGTTTCTGTGAAAGTTGGTTTCTATTCAGCTGTACAAG GCTTTGTAGGGGGAGTTCACTGGGGCCTGGGAGTGGGGATCGGAATCTCGGCCAGCGGTATCATCATCAACAGAATCGGTATACCGCAAACTTACTTCATGTACGCTATGACTTCAGTTGCCATGTTGACGTTCATGCTGCTTTCATATTGGCTGATTAAGTCAAGAGAAGATAAAGTAGAGGCCATGGAAACAAGTTATCAACTTGTTCCTCAAAACAAAGACGATGCTGAATAA
- the LOC136924541 gene encoding major facilitator superfamily domain-containing protein 6-like → MEDENKKQESVKVEYSSESEEDTSHYCRFISSDILYKCYFFLFFAAIGSSFPYLALYFKQLGLTAGHAGAIAGLRLFTEFIGSPLWGMLGDKYKIRKAILMASLVSFATGNLLLISVQPERQTCIGIGENQTVIKALIFAPEGIVLGSATGENVNSSEIWKGYLGNKNLTNSFIREVDKPELAKIFTIFLGVIFLGQIIGSVVFTMPDALVVGFLQENVSKFGTFRMWGEVGVAGGSFLVGGVISLYKSEVCGEMMKNYNISFYFFAGFITLTIINCLFLEVKYPESSNRVNFAPVISEFLRGRNLMLILVTCYFGILNGMEENFGLWYLDDLGAQPYMIGIACGLRFSVSFLGYVSSGACIDRLGFFSTLAGCLLVYIVVMLGFAFVLNPWLGVALHSIQGLLYGLAWSSCVVFGGTVSVKVGFYSAVQGFVGGVHWGLGVGIGVLASGVIINRIGMPQTYFMYGMTSIAVLTFMLLSYWLIKSREDKVEAKETSYQLVPQNKDNAE, encoded by the exons ATGGAAGACGAAAACAAGAAACAGGAATCAGTTAAGGTAGAATATTCAAGTGAGTCGGAAGAAGACACGTCACATTACTGTCGCTTCATATCCTCTGATATCCTCTACAAATGTtatttcttcttgttcttcGCTGCCATTGGAAGTTCATTCCCTTACTTAGCTTTGTATTTCAAACAACTTGGTCTAACGGCTGGACACGCGGGTGCAATAGCTGGATTGCGACTTTTCACAGAATTTATCGGTTCGCCATTATGGGGAATGCTTGGCGACAAGTATAAAATACGCAAGGCTATTTTAATGGCCTCGCTTGTATCATTTGCTACTGGAAATTTGCTGCTTATTTCGGTTCAGCCTGAAAGGCAAACGTGTATCGGAATAGGAGAAAACCAAACAGTGATAAAAGCTTTAATATTCGCTCCTGAAGGAATCGTTCTGGGGTCAGCAACAGGGGAGAATGTTAATAGCAGTGAAATATGGAAAGGTTACTTGggaaacaagaacttgacaaaTTCATTTATTCGTGAAGTCGACAAACCCGAGCTCGCAAAAATCTTCACGATTTTTCTGGGCGTGATTTTCCTTGGTCAAATTATTGGATCCGTTGTTTTCACGATGCCTGATGCATTGGTCGTGGGTTTTTTGCAAGAAAACGTAAGCAAGTTCGGAACTTTCCGAATGTGGGGCGAAGTCGGTGTCGCCGGTGGCTCGTTTTTGGTCGGAGGAGTAATCAGTCTTTACAAATCGGAAGTTTGCGGTGAGATGATGAAGAACTACaatatttccttttatttttttgctggCTTTATCACACTCACAATAATCAATTGTCTTTTTCTCGAAGTCAAGTATCCTGAGTCTTCCAATCGTGTCAATTTTGCCCCCGTAATCTCGGAATTCCTTCGCGGTCGTAACTTGATGCTCATTTTAGTAACGTGTTACTTTGGCATCCTTAATGGCATGGAAGAGAACTTTGGACTATGGTATCTGGATGACCTCGGAGCGCAGCCGTATATGATTGGCATTGCCTGTGGTCTACGGTTTTCCGTTTCCTTTCTTGGCTATGTTTCTTCAGGAGCCTGCATCGATAGACTTGGGTTTTTTTCCACTTTAGCTGGCTGTTTGCTTGTCTATATAGTAGTAATGTTAGGTTTTGCGTTTGTCCTCAATCCCTGGCTTGGTGTTGCATTACACAGTATTCAAGGTTTATTGTATGGACTGGCCTGGTCCTCCTGTGTCGTGTTTGGTGGAACTGTTTCTGTGAAAGTCGGTTTCTATTCAGCTGTACAGG GCTTTGTAGGCGGAGTTCACTGGGGCCTGGGAGTGGGTATTGGAGTCCTGGCCAGCGGTGTCATTATCAACCGAATCGGCATGCCACAAACTTATTTCATGTACGGTATGACTTCAATCGCCGTGTTGACGTTCATGCTTCTTTCATATTGGCTGATTAAGTCAAGAGAAGATAAAGTAGAAGCCAAGGAAACAAGTTATCAACTTGTTCCTCAAAACAAAGATAATGCTGAATAA